One stretch of Francisella sp. LA112445 DNA includes these proteins:
- a CDS encoding MFS transporter has protein sequence MRYFQLKLSLFLIFFISAILLNSVGIVILQSVTHYHVTDVQASILEACKDLTIAIVSFIICSFIPRYGYKRAMLTGLAIITIGCIAMATLNSFLITKILFILIGVSFALIKVSVYSTVGLITNDSKAHASLMSLLEGVFQIGVVLCFFIFSIFIHFGNWLGTYWLIVGLCIIAFLLLLFTKLDESAVHISQDSNFLVDTLSMLKLIKLPIVMLFIVSVFFYVFIEQGVQSWLPTFNTRVLHLSASTSVFMASVFALSIAAGRITFGFIMKKIDWKKVILLGLICCAILIVFTLQLSKLINPKETDTLIAIVISLLFPMIGFFMAPIYPTLCSSILSSQPEKLQSAMAGLIIIFSALGGTIGSRIISEIFAHFGGVTAFYCVLIPIALLVLLIPPYAKLHRNK, from the coding sequence ATGAGGTATTTCCAACTAAAGCTTTCTCTTTTTCTTATATTCTTTATTAGTGCTATTTTACTAAATAGTGTTGGTATAGTTATACTACAATCAGTTACTCACTATCATGTCACAGATGTTCAAGCAAGTATTCTTGAAGCATGTAAAGATCTAACTATAGCTATCGTATCTTTTATTATATGCTCCTTTATTCCAAGATACGGTTATAAAAGAGCAATGCTTACAGGGCTAGCAATAATCACTATAGGTTGTATTGCAATGGCAACCTTAAATAGTTTTTTAATTACTAAAATACTATTTATTCTAATCGGAGTATCCTTTGCGCTAATCAAAGTCTCAGTATATTCAACTGTAGGTTTAATAACTAATGATTCAAAAGCACATGCCAGTCTTATGAGTTTATTAGAAGGTGTCTTTCAGATAGGTGTAGTATTATGCTTTTTTATATTTAGTATATTTATACATTTTGGTAATTGGCTCGGTACATACTGGCTAATTGTTGGCTTATGCATAATTGCTTTTTTATTACTTTTATTTACAAAACTTGATGAATCAGCTGTTCATATATCCCAAGACTCTAACTTCTTAGTAGATACTCTAAGTATGCTAAAGCTTATAAAGCTACCAATAGTTATGCTATTTATTGTTAGTGTCTTTTTCTATGTCTTTATTGAGCAAGGTGTTCAATCGTGGCTGCCAACATTTAATACTAGAGTTCTTCACCTATCTGCATCAACAAGTGTCTTTATGGCAAGTGTATTCGCTTTAAGCATTGCAGCTGGTCGAATTACTTTTGGCTTTATTATGAAAAAAATTGACTGGAAAAAAGTTATTCTTTTAGGTCTAATTTGCTGTGCAATACTAATAGTATTTACACTACAATTATCTAAGTTAATTAACCCTAAAGAAACAGATACTCTTATTGCTATAGTTATTTCATTGCTTTTCCCTATGATTGGTTTTTTTATGGCGCCAATATACCCAACGTTATGCTCTAGTATTCTTAGCAGTCAACCAGAAAAGCTTCAAAGTGCCATGGCTGGTTTGATAATTATATTTTCTGCTTTAGGTGGTACTATTGGCTCAAGAATAATTAGTGAAATATTTGCTCATTTTGGTGGCGTTACTGCATTTTACTGCGTATTGATACCTATAGCTCTTTTAGTATTATTAATCCCTCCATATGCAAAACTTCATAGGAATAAATAG
- the fba gene encoding class II fructose-bisphosphate aldolase (catalyzes the reversible aldol condensation of dihydroxyacetonephosphate and glyceraldehyde 3-phosphate in the Calvin cycle, glycolysis, and/or gluconeogenesis): protein MALVSLRQLLDHAAEHGYGLPAFNVNNLEQVRAVMEAADRVNSPVILQGSAGARKYAGAPFIRHLVLAAIEEYPHIPVCMHQDHGTSPSVCQRSIQLGFSSVMMDGSLKSDGKTPSDYEYNVNVTKTVSDMAHACGVSVEGELGCLGSLETGQAGEEDGVGAEGTLSMDQMLTDPEEAADFVKKTKVDALAIAIGTSHGAYKFTKPPTGDVLSIKRVKEIHARIPDTHLVMHGSSSVPQDWLEVINNYGGAMGETYGVPVEEIVEAIKFGVRKVNIDTDLRMAATGAVRRFMAENPAEFDPRKYNAVAKVAMSEICQARYEAFGSAGMASKIKPISLETMFQRYEAGELDPIIK, encoded by the coding sequence ATGGCTTTAGTTTCACTAAGACAATTACTAGATCATGCTGCAGAGCATGGTTATGGACTGCCAGCTTTTAATGTGAATAACCTTGAGCAGGTTAGAGCTGTAATGGAAGCTGCAGACAGAGTAAATTCACCTGTTATTTTACAAGGATCTGCAGGTGCTAGAAAATATGCTGGTGCACCATTTATTAGGCATCTAGTTTTAGCAGCAATAGAAGAGTATCCACATATTCCTGTATGTATGCATCAGGATCATGGTACATCTCCATCAGTTTGTCAAAGATCTATTCAGTTAGGTTTCTCATCTGTAATGATGGATGGTTCGTTAAAATCAGATGGTAAAACTCCTTCTGATTATGAGTATAATGTAAATGTTACAAAAACAGTTTCAGATATGGCTCATGCTTGTGGTGTATCTGTTGAAGGTGAACTAGGCTGTCTTGGCTCATTAGAAACAGGGCAAGCAGGTGAAGAAGATGGTGTTGGAGCAGAAGGTACTTTATCTATGGATCAAATGCTTACAGATCCAGAAGAAGCAGCTGATTTTGTTAAAAAGACAAAAGTAGATGCTTTAGCTATTGCAATAGGTACTTCACATGGAGCTTATAAATTTACTAAGCCGCCTACAGGTGATGTTTTATCTATCAAGAGAGTAAAAGAAATTCATGCAAGAATTCCGGATACTCATTTGGTAATGCATGGTTCATCTTCTGTGCCTCAAGATTGGTTAGAAGTGATTAATAACTATGGTGGCGCTATGGGTGAAACTTATGGTGTACCTGTAGAAGAAATCGTTGAAGCTATCAAGTTCGGTGTGCGTAAAGTAAATATTGATACAGATCTACGTATGGCTGCAACAGGTGCAGTTAGAAGATTTATGGCTGAGAACCCTGCGGAGTTTGACCCACGTAAATATAATGCTGTAGCAAAAGTAGCAATGTCTGAGATTTGTCAGGCTAGATATGAAGCATTTGGAAGTGCTGGTATGGCTAGTAAAATTAAGCCTATATCACTTGAAACAATGTTCCAAAGATATGAAGCTGGTGAGTTAGATCCAATTATCAAATAA
- the anmK gene encoding anhydro-N-acetylmuramic acid kinase AnmK, which translates to MSDYKYCIGIMSGTSLDGIDVALCKIKGCGLDTDIKLVNFETYPYLDGLLNDIKQSLDLSKSNAQLLCSLNFKLGQEYANAVKKLVKKVGLNLKDIAFIANHGQTIYHQAVCEGGFIKSSLQLGDAATIAYECQTTVVSNFRAGDIAAGGDGAPLVPYVDYILYRDKDKSRALHNIGGIANTTIIPKNANIEDVYAFDTGPGNMMINRAVEVLFAKSYDEDGNIAKEGKLIKGMLQELLENPYLKQKPPKSTGRELFGIEYTDFIINKYKENTSEDIVHTLTIFTAESIARAYKDFVLNKHDLDQIIFTGGGAYNKFLIKTIAELLEVDVLTFEDVGENSDAKEAVAFAVLGNETLNKNYNNIPAATGANDKVILGQVNYFK; encoded by the coding sequence ATGAGTGATTATAAGTATTGCATAGGAATTATGTCAGGAACATCATTAGATGGTATTGATGTAGCTTTGTGTAAAATTAAAGGTTGTGGGTTAGATACAGATATCAAGTTAGTTAATTTTGAGACATATCCATATTTGGATGGTTTGTTAAATGATATTAAGCAATCTTTAGATTTATCAAAGAGTAATGCTCAGCTTCTATGCAGTCTTAATTTTAAGCTAGGTCAAGAATATGCTAATGCGGTAAAAAAATTAGTTAAGAAGGTAGGGCTAAATTTAAAAGATATAGCATTTATAGCTAACCATGGTCAGACGATTTATCATCAAGCAGTATGTGAAGGTGGTTTTATAAAGTCTTCATTACAATTAGGTGATGCTGCAACAATTGCTTATGAGTGTCAAACAACTGTGGTATCAAACTTTCGTGCGGGAGATATTGCCGCAGGAGGTGATGGTGCACCATTAGTTCCATATGTAGACTATATTTTATATAGAGATAAAGATAAATCACGAGCTTTACATAATATCGGTGGAATTGCTAATACAACAATTATTCCTAAAAATGCGAATATTGAAGATGTCTATGCCTTTGATACTGGTCCAGGGAATATGATGATAAATAGAGCAGTAGAAGTTTTATTTGCAAAAAGCTATGATGAAGATGGTAATATAGCTAAAGAGGGCAAACTAATAAAAGGTATGTTGCAAGAGCTTCTAGAAAATCCATATTTAAAGCAGAAGCCTCCAAAATCTACAGGTAGAGAGTTATTTGGGATTGAATATACAGATTTTATTATTAATAAATATAAAGAAAACACTTCTGAAGATATAGTACATACGCTAACTATATTTACCGCTGAAAGTATTGCTAGAGCATACAAAGATTTTGTTCTGAATAAACATGATTTAGATCAAATAATCTTTACAGGAGGAGGAGCTTATAATAAGTTTCTAATAAAAACTATAGCGGAATTATTGGAAGTGGATGTATTAACATTTGAAGATGTTGGTGAGAATAGTGATGCGAAAGAGGCTGTAGCATTTGCTGTGTTAGGGAATGAAACTCTTAATAAAAACTATAATAATATACCTGCGGCAACAGGCGCAAATGATAAAGTTATACTTGGGCAAGTAAATTATTTTAAGTAA
- the tssB gene encoding type VI secretion system contractile sheath small subunit produces the protein MAKNKIPNSRLMINYETQVDGVLKKKELPYRVLVVGDLSKGRSDDAKKEFTDRQVRRIRNGVDRVLDDMNISFDFEAPNFVSKDPSNLRVNYKIQSIKDFRPDAVAKKVPEIRALLEMKEILASFAKDIENNRNLKKVIDMIFSNEKELEALKKKIPALANYSIKDSSDTVEADSSELSDLQEADDKQ, from the coding sequence ATGGCGAAAAATAAAATTCCAAATTCAAGATTAATGATAAATTATGAGACTCAAGTAGATGGTGTTCTCAAAAAGAAAGAATTACCATATAGAGTTTTGGTAGTTGGAGATTTATCAAAGGGAAGATCTGATGATGCTAAAAAAGAATTTACAGATAGGCAAGTCAGAAGAATAAGAAATGGTGTTGATAGAGTGCTGGACGACATGAATATATCTTTTGATTTTGAAGCTCCAAATTTTGTATCTAAGGATCCTAGTAATCTTAGAGTTAATTATAAGATACAAAGTATTAAAGATTTTAGGCCAGATGCAGTGGCAAAAAAAGTTCCGGAAATTAGAGCTTTGCTAGAAATGAAGGAAATACTTGCATCATTCGCTAAAGATATTGAAAATAATAGAAATCTAAAAAAAGTAATTGACATGATTTTCTCTAATGAAAAAGAATTAGAGGCTTTGAAGAAGAAGATTCCTGCATTAGCAAACTATTCTATAAAAGACTCTAGTGATACAGTTGAAGCTGACTCTAGTGAACTTAGTGATTTACAAGAAGCAGATGATAAACAATAG
- a CDS encoding trehalase family glycosidase: MSNKSLIQLSGELFEAVQLKPCFDDSKYFVDMTPKKSPDEILKEYENLKNSKDFDLKAFIEDNFYPPVAEKTFSSDQKISLSQYIKQMWSFLHQTSDQQNSLSSLIPLPKPYIIPGGRFREVYYWDCYFTCEGLREDGEIQMIKDIADNFAYLIDTVGFVPNANRKYYLTRSQPPLFYLIVNILYQELGISAIEKYLKTLEKEYSFWMDTQRNINGLNRYWDDSATPRPESYREDIEHAQNIDDEPKFYRNIRAACESGWDFSSRWFAQEDDFNTIQTTDILPVDLNSYLYGLEQLLGEWFLETSDHAKANKYLKLADKRKKLIQNRFWNDDKGFFYDLNHTTDKLTTISSLAGVTPLFLNIATKEQAKQAANMIENQFLTEHGLITTVIHTSQQWDSPNGWAPLHFEAVIGLKNYGFNKLAETIAKRFVNTVNQKFNETGKIREKYDVINPKTNAGGGEYIVQDGFGWTNGVTTSFIKMYDIKI; the protein is encoded by the coding sequence ATGTCAAATAAATCTCTAATCCAACTATCTGGCGAACTTTTTGAAGCAGTCCAGCTAAAACCTTGTTTTGATGATTCTAAATATTTTGTAGATATGACACCTAAAAAATCTCCTGATGAAATATTGAAAGAATATGAGAACTTAAAAAACTCAAAAGATTTTGACCTTAAAGCATTTATTGAAGATAACTTTTATCCTCCTGTAGCAGAGAAAACTTTTAGTAGTGATCAAAAAATATCACTATCACAATATATCAAACAAATGTGGAGCTTTTTGCATCAAACTTCTGATCAGCAGAATTCATTAAGCTCTCTTATCCCACTACCAAAACCTTATATAATCCCAGGAGGTAGGTTTAGAGAGGTTTATTATTGGGATTGTTACTTTACTTGTGAAGGCCTTCGTGAAGATGGTGAAATTCAAATGATCAAGGATATAGCTGATAATTTTGCATACCTTATAGATACTGTTGGATTTGTGCCAAATGCTAATCGAAAATATTATTTAACTCGCTCTCAACCCCCATTATTCTATTTAATTGTAAATATCTTATATCAAGAGCTAGGTATTTCTGCTATTGAAAAATACTTAAAAACTTTGGAAAAAGAATATTCATTTTGGATGGACACCCAAAGAAATATAAATGGTTTAAATAGATATTGGGATGACTCTGCAACACCAAGACCAGAATCATATAGAGAAGATATTGAACATGCACAAAATATCGATGATGAACCAAAATTCTATCGTAATATTCGCGCTGCTTGTGAATCTGGCTGGGATTTTTCTAGTCGCTGGTTTGCTCAAGAGGATGATTTTAATACTATTCAAACAACAGATATTTTACCAGTTGATTTAAATAGCTATTTATATGGACTTGAGCAGTTACTTGGAGAATGGTTTTTAGAAACATCAGATCATGCTAAAGCTAATAAATATCTTAAATTAGCAGATAAAAGAAAAAAACTTATCCAAAATAGATTTTGGAATGATGATAAAGGATTCTTTTATGATTTAAATCATACTACTGACAAGCTTACAACTATATCAAGCTTAGCAGGGGTAACTCCATTATTTTTAAACATAGCAACAAAGGAACAAGCCAAACAAGCAGCTAATATGATAGAAAATCAATTTCTAACTGAGCATGGACTTATTACAACGGTTATACACACGTCACAACAATGGGACTCTCCAAATGGTTGGGCTCCTTTGCACTTTGAAGCTGTTATCGGCTTAAAAAATTATGGCTTTAATAAGCTTGCCGAAACAATTGCTAAAAGGTTTGTAAACACTGTTAATCAGAAGTTTAATGAAACTGGTAAGATTCGTGAAAAATATGATGTCATAAATCCAAAGACAAATGCAGGTGGTGGTGAGTATATTGTTCAAGATGGTTTTGGTTGGACAAATGGAGTAACTACAAGCTTTATCAAGATGTATGACATAAAGATATAA
- the tssC gene encoding type VI secretion system contractile sheath large subunit: MSENKTNLTEELLNNFGGSTEVEGVLKNIDFNVSDDASKVLSLSNDYNARNLMALSLVLANNNDINNYNQKYIQKVITVIDRLIDLQVNSIISNAEFRALEQEWLKVQEVCQEDYDNVEVSILDVKKEELQYDFERNLYDISSSDFFKKVYVSEFDQYGGEPYGGILGLYDFENTTNDIIWLTGMGMVAKNSHAPFIASIDKSFFGVSDLSEITQIKSFETLLEHPRYKEWNDFRNLDVAAYIGLTVGDFMLRQPYNPENNPVQYKLMEGFNEFVDYEDNKSYLWGPSSIQLIKNMMRSYDKTRWFQYIRGVESGGYVRNLVSCVYDNKGVLEAKPPLNVLFADYMELSLANVGLIPFVGEKGTNNACFFSINSAKKVEEFVDDFDSANSRLIANLSYTMCISRISHYIKCVIRDKIGSVVGAEQIQSILSDWISGFVTTVYQPTPLEMARYPFRNVSIEVKNIPGKPGWYSCKINVIPHIQFEGMDTSMTIDTRLEPELFGSI; the protein is encoded by the coding sequence ATGTCAGAAAATAAAACAAACCTTACAGAAGAGCTTTTAAATAATTTCGGAGGATCAACAGAGGTTGAAGGAGTTCTTAAAAATATAGATTTTAATGTGTCTGATGATGCTTCTAAGGTATTGTCTCTATCAAATGACTATAATGCTAGAAATCTTATGGCTTTGTCTTTAGTATTGGCAAATAATAATGATATAAATAATTATAATCAAAAATACATTCAAAAAGTTATTACTGTTATTGATAGATTAATAGATTTACAAGTAAACTCTATAATTTCAAATGCTGAATTTAGGGCTTTAGAACAAGAATGGTTAAAAGTGCAGGAGGTTTGTCAAGAAGATTATGATAATGTTGAAGTAAGTATTCTTGATGTTAAAAAAGAAGAGTTACAATATGACTTTGAAAGAAACCTCTATGACATATCAAGTAGTGATTTCTTCAAGAAAGTATATGTCTCTGAATTTGATCAATATGGAGGTGAACCATATGGTGGTATATTAGGTCTTTATGATTTTGAAAATACTACTAATGATATTATTTGGTTGACAGGAATGGGAATGGTAGCTAAAAACTCACATGCACCATTTATTGCTTCTATAGATAAATCATTTTTTGGAGTAAGTGATCTTTCTGAGATTACTCAGATAAAAAGTTTTGAGACTCTCTTAGAGCATCCTAGGTATAAAGAATGGAATGATTTCAGAAACCTTGATGTCGCTGCATATATTGGTTTAACAGTTGGTGATTTTATGTTGCGTCAACCATATAATCCTGAAAATAATCCTGTTCAGTATAAGCTTATGGAAGGTTTTAATGAATTTGTTGATTATGAAGATAATAAAAGTTATTTATGGGGGCCATCATCTATTCAGCTAATTAAAAATATGATGAGATCTTATGATAAAACAAGATGGTTTCAATATATTAGAGGTGTAGAGAGTGGAGGATATGTCAGAAATTTAGTTTCATGCGTCTATGATAATAAAGGTGTTTTAGAAGCTAAACCTCCTTTAAATGTCTTATTCGCTGATTATATGGAGCTTTCTTTGGCTAATGTTGGCTTGATACCGTTTGTTGGTGAGAAAGGTACAAATAACGCTTGTTTCTTTAGTATAAATTCAGCAAAAAAAGTTGAAGAATTTGTTGATGATTTTGATTCGGCAAATTCAAGATTGATAGCAAATCTATCATATACTATGTGTATATCAAGAATTTCTCATTATATAAAATGTGTCATTAGGGATAAGATAGGAAGTGTTGTAGGGGCTGAACAAATTCAAAGTATCTTATCTGATTGGATATCGGGGTTTGTAACAACCGTATATCAGCCAACTCCTTTGGAAATGGCAAGATATCCTTTTAGAAATGTTTCTATTGAAGTTAAGAATATTCCTGGTAAGCCAGGATGGTATTCATGTAAAATAAATGTGATACCTCATATCCAGTTTGAAGGAATGGATACATCAATGACTATAGACACTAGGTTGGAACCAGAGTTGTTTGGCTCTATTTAA
- a CDS encoding Pathogenicity determinant protein D produces the protein MSEDINDLLYDTDDLKKEKVNGGFFDFIKAWFYNDIERHMFFEDEIIVAQKLKMIDVMANTYAVERKKYFEKFLKDSHKQKSILTRIKDRDFAFYKDPNRVKLWSSITDTEVYNFFIKSSVNQMLGGGNIAQLTSLPKFKFNAKLTASVNTKNASAAASLAAAGEKSFAGSSCINLWSNLPVYASGSREVKSFIPLYLRMSGKASSSLFSYDVDISASTNKLNFTDSKSLELLDNFRGNINLKVVTAKGSREAKSFVYTPRFKEDYKLLNDLGFVLNTPEGSYRYLVPKTRDGLDLIREYTYPEIEQIYFGRSALSGYSKNNYKKQSLGADKDGEGLMVLGTSSKDYENPLIQIKTSTNTASFDLLSGEIKGKILADDLIGFSDAKGSVNKFRNQVDSVIKKNVSESFKSPFKIPNLSEFSDMEIKARFGLYSKQSASKLRTMRICIPMTTKMLDLNQTEGSYNIKSGMGHSMSKRHELKGAISYKSGILEDSAQRLFTGDSLDLKNQGLSAAKDLTKDYVDFGNYAKDKAGSLMESAANAAQEDFNFAKSRGTSAFNSMQDTLSGIYDKGSTFDSIIDSLNEVYKLKGGGLTNVDTNDILNVLSQNSSLAGLSGSAGADLNELKSKFKDIASIDIKKKAAESVLSTSYQQYNPSFDKAKIFNDPDSFYVQDTLVNYSQTLKKEEFKDQMSTINIVEFDDSSDLPILFNLCNMMTNESKRDEAKDFLSTKENANKTKEFIENLENTVTVISPESNISYTSINVLCDKRIGDVISENENASSVSLGSTVSLAGFNRMYSLDSRVSRVGVSPLDELSSFSAKKNKYKITFEEYFVKLAIQRYMEFMMVDDEADFIKSFISPMMECQKKLLDNLVLLNKDAKWKSSSSFKRAFSSSSFSFTGWLKERLPGFDFELSQEYAYFTGLIINFSIEEDNSSSETVVKLCKIIKSLDRLVRGFYLLLRRMAKSRNGRVGSHDVSESHLNMVKQILRSLCEPYKLFRQKVSEDCELLSALVNMLNFMDSFVEVQRLCASICIPTSAFFTLVNNNKDLLKDICYTVEKSGVTGIVFESTFGYSSEFFKEGHEMKLGIKSTPVRSSDGKVNEFTSIDRAANTEAVLQSIYNNIISLDEHNLERQFRGFRILKQENSTNTDKTGFNIGLAYDPISNDVSVDITKDNENLYSYSNLSKDEYVKKIKNIVEAKVALNLGFEHEEVRSSQGFSVLATIPAKGYSIDDLNRIYRPIIWV, from the coding sequence ATGTCTGAAGATATAAATGATTTATTGTATGATACGGATGATCTGAAAAAAGAAAAAGTAAATGGAGGCTTTTTCGATTTTATAAAAGCATGGTTTTATAATGATATCGAAAGGCATATGTTTTTTGAGGATGAGATAATTGTAGCTCAAAAACTCAAAATGATAGATGTAATGGCTAATACTTATGCAGTGGAGAGAAAAAAATATTTTGAAAAGTTTTTAAAAGATTCTCATAAGCAGAAAAGTATTCTTACAAGAATAAAAGATAGAGATTTTGCTTTTTATAAGGATCCTAATAGAGTTAAACTTTGGAGTAGTATTACTGATACTGAAGTATATAATTTTTTCATAAAGTCTAGTGTTAATCAGATGTTGGGCGGGGGTAATATAGCTCAGTTAACTTCACTACCAAAGTTTAAGTTTAATGCAAAATTAACAGCATCTGTTAATACTAAAAATGCATCTGCAGCTGCTAGTCTTGCAGCTGCTGGAGAGAAGAGTTTTGCTGGTAGCTCATGTATAAATTTATGGTCTAATCTTCCTGTTTATGCTAGTGGCAGTCGAGAAGTTAAATCATTCATTCCTCTTTACTTGAGAATGAGTGGAAAAGCATCTTCATCTTTATTTAGCTATGATGTTGATATTAGTGCAAGTACAAATAAATTGAACTTTACAGATTCTAAGTCTTTGGAACTATTGGATAACTTTAGAGGGAATATTAATCTTAAAGTAGTTACAGCTAAAGGATCTAGAGAGGCAAAAAGCTTTGTTTATACCCCAAGGTTTAAGGAAGATTATAAGCTTTTAAATGATTTAGGTTTTGTCTTAAATACACCAGAAGGCTCTTATAGATATTTAGTTCCTAAAACTAGAGATGGACTTGATTTAATAAGAGAGTATACGTATCCAGAAATAGAACAAATATATTTTGGTAGGAGTGCTTTATCAGGATACTCAAAAAATAATTATAAGAAACAAAGTTTGGGTGCTGATAAAGATGGTGAAGGTTTAATGGTTCTTGGAACTAGCTCTAAAGACTATGAAAATCCTTTAATCCAGATTAAAACTTCGACTAATACCGCAAGTTTTGATCTTCTTTCAGGAGAAATAAAAGGAAAAATATTAGCTGATGATTTAATAGGTTTTTCAGATGCTAAAGGATCAGTAAATAAGTTTAGGAATCAAGTTGATTCTGTTATCAAAAAAAATGTTAGTGAAAGTTTTAAATCTCCGTTTAAAATACCAAATTTATCTGAATTCAGTGATATGGAAATTAAGGCAAGATTTGGTCTATATTCTAAGCAGTCAGCCTCTAAGTTAAGAACTATGAGGATATGTATACCAATGACTACAAAAATGTTAGATTTAAATCAGACTGAAGGTTCATATAATATAAAGTCAGGCATGGGACATTCTATGTCTAAAAGACATGAGTTAAAAGGAGCAATATCATATAAATCAGGAATTTTAGAAGATTCTGCACAAAGATTATTTACTGGTGATAGTCTGGATTTGAAAAATCAGGGACTTTCAGCGGCTAAAGATTTAACAAAAGATTATGTTGATTTTGGTAATTATGCAAAAGATAAAGCAGGCTCGTTAATGGAAAGTGCAGCAAATGCTGCTCAGGAAGATTTTAACTTTGCTAAGTCAAGAGGAACAAGTGCTTTTAACAGCATGCAAGACACATTGTCTGGTATATATGATAAAGGAAGCACTTTTGATTCAATAATAGATTCTCTGAATGAGGTCTATAAGCTTAAAGGGGGTGGTCTGACAAATGTTGATACAAATGATATCCTTAATGTTTTATCACAAAACTCATCTTTAGCAGGTTTATCGGGTAGTGCTGGGGCTGATCTGAATGAGCTTAAATCTAAATTTAAAGATATTGCTTCTATAGATATAAAAAAGAAAGCTGCAGAATCTGTTCTTTCAACTAGCTATCAACAATATAATCCAAGTTTTGATAAAGCTAAAATATTTAATGATCCTGATTCATTCTATGTTCAAGATACTTTAGTTAATTACTCTCAAACCTTGAAGAAAGAAGAATTTAAAGATCAGATGTCAACAATAAATATAGTTGAATTTGATGATAGTAGTGACTTACCTATATTATTTAATCTTTGTAATATGATGACTAATGAGTCAAAGAGAGATGAAGCAAAGGATTTCCTAAGCACGAAAGAAAATGCAAATAAAACAAAAGAGTTTATAGAAAATTTAGAAAATACTGTTACTGTAATAAGCCCAGAATCAAATATTAGCTATACATCTATTAATGTGCTTTGTGATAAAAGGATAGGTGATGTTATATCAGAAAATGAAAATGCTTCTTCTGTTTCTTTAGGATCAACAGTTAGTTTAGCTGGTTTTAATAGAATGTATTCATTGGATTCAAGAGTTTCAAGAGTCGGTGTATCTCCATTAGATGAGTTATCGAGTTTTTCGGCCAAAAAGAATAAGTATAAAATAACATTTGAGGAATATTTTGTTAAACTAGCAATCCAAAGATATATGGAGTTTATGATGGTAGATGATGAGGCTGACTTCATAAAATCCTTTATATCTCCAATGATGGAATGTCAGAAAAAATTGCTAGATAACTTAGTTTTATTAAATAAGGATGCTAAATGGAAAAGTAGTTCGTCTTTTAAGAGAGCTTTTTCTAGTAGTAGTTTTAGCTTTACTGGATGGTTAAAAGAGAGGTTACCTGGATTTGATTTTGAACTTTCTCAAGAGTATGCATATTTTACAGGCCTAATTATAAACTTCTCAATAGAGGAGGATAATTCATCTTCAGAAACTGTAGTTAAGCTATGTAAGATTATAAAATCTCTAGATAGATTAGTAAGAGGTTTTTATTTGTTACTAAGAAGAATGGCTAAAAGTAGAAACGGAAGAGTTGGATCTCATGATGTCTCAGAAAGCCATCTAAATATGGTTAAACAAATCTTAAGATCGTTATGTGAGCCTTATAAACTCTTTAGGCAAAAAGTAAGTGAAGATTGCGAATTATTGTCTGCTTTAGTAAACATGTTAAATTTTATGGATAGTTTTGTTGAAGTCCAAAGATTATGTGCTTCAATTTGTATTCCAACTAGTGCTTTCTTTACTTTGGTTAATAATAATAAAGATCTATTAAAAGATATTTGTTATACGGTAGAAAAAAGTGGAGTAACAGGTATAGTATTTGAGTCAACCTTTGGTTATTCTTCTGAATTTTTTAAGGAAGGCCATGAAATGAAGCTTGGTATAAAAAGTACTCCTGTAAGAAGTAGTGATGGCAAAGTAAACGAGTTTACAAGCATTGATAGAGCTGCTAATACTGAGGCTGTTTTACAGAGTATTTATAACAACATTATTTCTCTTGATGAACATAATCTAGAAAGACAATTTAGAGGCTTTAGGATATTAAAGCAAGAAAACTCTACAAACACGGATAAAACTGGCTTTAATATTGGTTTAGCATATGACCCTATATCTAATGATGTATCTGTTGATATTACTAAAGATAATGAGAATTTATACTCATATAGTAATCTCAGTAAGGATGAATATGTTAAAAAGATAAAAAATATAGTTGAAGCTAAAGTCGCTTTAAATCTTGGCTTCGAGCATGAAGAAGTTAGGAGTTCTCAAGGCTTTAGTGTACTAGCAACTATTCCTGCAAAAGGATACTCTATTGATGATTTAAATAGGATTTACAGACCAATAATTTGGGTATAG